CTCATCGACCAGGCGCATGCGTCGCTGGTCGAAATCCGCGCTGGCCAGCGACTGTCCAAAGTGGAAGTTCACGCCAGCCGCTTCGGCGGCGTCCAGCAACAGCATGTTGAGCGCGCCGCGTGAGACGGACCAGATCACTTCGCTGTCGTCCACGCCATAACGCTGCAAGCCGGACCGGCCATCGCGCGTATGCACCATGCGGCCGCGCATCATCACGGCGCGCTGCAGCACGTCATCGGCAAGGCCGGCTTCGCGCAGTGCCTGCAGGCCGCGCTCGGCGAGGGCGAGGTTGATGGAGCGTCCACCGGTAAAGCCGGCGATGCGCGGATCAGGGCGTTTTTCGAAGACGTCGACGGCGAAGCCGCGGCCCGCCAGTTGCTGCGCCAGCAAGGCGCCGACCAGGCCGCCGCCGATAAGAGTGATGTGCTTCGCCATGAAGTCCCGCTGGGTAGGTGGCAACCACGGAAAGCGCCAAGAGTAGCGGGTCAGGGGCGGGTGGGGCGATGCGCAGTGCGGCATGGCGCGCACTGTGCCTGCTGGGCTGACGTTGCGGAGGAATGTCTAGAATCGTCATTCCCGCGAAAGCGGGAATCCAGTGTCTTTCTGGGTAGATGCGAAAGTCTCTGGATCCCCGCTTTCGCGGGGATGACGGGATCGCTTGGTCGAACCTGGCGGAGTGATGCGGCGCTTGTGCTTCGCTCAGAAGCTCATGAAATACCCACCGTTGACCGGCAGGTTGGCACCCGTGATGTAGCCGGCGTCGTCGGCGGTGAGGAAGGCTACGGCGCGGGCAATGTCTCCCGGCGAACCCAGGCGGCCGACCGGGATGTCGGCGATGATCTGCTCGCGGATGTCCTGCGGCACGGCGGCCACCAACGGGGTATCGCAATAACCCGGCGACACCGTATTCACCGTGATGCCCTTGCGCGCCGTTTCGCGGGCCAGCGCCATGCCGAAGCCGTGCACGCCGGCCTTGGCGGCGGAGTAGTTGGTCTGACCGAACTGGCCGGTCTGGCCGTTGACCGAACTCAGGTTGACGATGCGGCCGAAGCCGCGCGTGCTCATGCCTTCCACCACGTTGCGGCACATGTTGAACACGCCGTCCAGGTTCACGCGCATCAGTTCGTGCCACTGCTGCGGCGTCATTTTGCGCAGGCTGGTGTCGCGGGTGATGCCGGCGGCGTTGACCAGGATGTCCACGCCGCCGTGCTCCTGTTCGATGCGGCCGATCAGCTCAGCGCAGCTGTCAAACTGGCTGACGTCGGCGTGCTCGAATCGCACCGCACCGTTGAGGTCGGCCGTTTCCTGCTGGAAGGAGCGGAGACGCTCCTCGCGGCCGGCAAGGTCCACGGCGATCACTTGGCGCCCCGCTTGTGCCAGCTGGCGACAGATCTCGGTGCCAAGGCCGCCGATGCCGCCCGTGACCAGGGCAACGCGCGCAGTGCGGGAGTTCGTGCTCATGTGAAAGACTCGTGCACATGCCGCAGGGCAGCACGTGTTGTGCTGCAGCGGCCGATCAGACGGAAGAGGGTGGCTCGCGGGCGCGAGCCGGACTGGATCAGCCCGGCTTCTTGGTCGTGCCGCGCGGCGGGGTCTGGGTCTGCGTGGCCGTGTCGAGCAGGCCGCGCTGCATGTTGCGCCAGGCTTCCATGTTGCGCTCGGTCAGGTCGTTGAGCATGGACCAGGGCGTCTGGCCGAGCAGGCTGTTGAGCTGCGTGCGGAACTGCTGCTGCTGGTCCAGGAAGACCTGCAGGCTGCGCTCGAGGTACGGGCCCATGAAGCCCTGCAGCGAATCACCGTAGAAACGGATGATCTGGCTGAGCAGCTGGGGCGACAGCATCGGCTGCCCCTTTTCCTCGTGCTCAGAGATGATCTGCAGCAGCACCGAGCGGGTGAGATCCTCACCGCTCTTGGCGTCGCGGACTTCGAAGGTTTCGCCGTCCAACACCAACTGACGGACCTCTTCCAGCGTGATGTAGCTGGAGATTTCCGTGTCGTAGAGCCGACGGTTCGGATACTTCTTGATGATGCGGATCGTTTGTGCCATGCACACAAACTAGCAGAAGGTATTGCGGCGCACCAGTCGCCCAACTGGTATTCATTGCTGCACTGGTCAGTTGCAGCAATTCCTGTTAGATCAACTACATGCCTGTTTTTGCCGGTTTGTGCCGGATTGAGAGTAATCCGGCACTCTCACTCAGTGTGCCGGTCCGCCCGCCGAGCCGAACGGTGGCTTGGCCAGCCAGATCACCGGGATCAGCACGATGAACAGGACGGCGCACAGCAGGAAGATGTCATTCACTGCCAGGGTGAGGGCTTCCTTGTTCACCAACTGGTCCACCACCCCCAGCGCCTGGGTCTGTCCCAGGCCACCGTGCGTCAGCTGTCCCACGACCTGCGTGGCGGGCTGGCTGGCGTTGGTCACGTTCTCGGTCAGCGTGGCGTGATGCAGGATGCCGCGGTGCTGCCACAGCGTCACCGTGACCGCAGTGGATACGCTGGAGCCCAGCGTGCGGAAGAAGTTGGCCAGGCCACTGGCGCTGGCGATCTCGCTGGCAGGGAGTCCCGACAGGTAGATCTGGTTGAGCGGGATGAAGAAGCAGGGGATGGCCACGCCCATCACGAAGCGCGGCAGCACCAGCGTGGAGAACGACGCGCCGCTGTCGAAGGTGGAGAACCAGTACGACGTGCTTGCGAACACCACGAAGGCGAACGTCACCACCGCGCGCAGTTCCAGCTTCTGCATGTTGCGGCCGATCACCGGCGACAGCAGGAAGGCGAGGATGCCCACCGGCGCCGTGGCCAGGCCCGCCCATGTCGCCGTGTAGCCCAGCGTGGTCTGCAGCCACAGTGGGAACACCACGTTGATGCCGAAGAAGGCGAACATGCCCAACGACAGTGCGATGACACCGGCCGTGAAGTTGCGCTGCTTGAACAGGCTCAGGTCCACCACCGGGTGTTTGGCGTGCAGTTCCCACACCACCAGGAAGGTCAGGCAGACCAGCGCTATGATGCCCAGCGTGGCGATCAGCGGCGAGGCGAACCAGTCATGGTCGTTGCCGTTGTCCAGCATGAACTGCAGGCAGCCCACGCCAGCGACCAGCAATACCAGGCCCACCACGTCGATGGGCGACTGGAACGTCTTGGTCTCGCGCTTGTGCAGCAGGGTCCAGGTGATCACACCCGCGAGCACGCCCACCGGCAGGTTGATGTAGAAGATCCACGGCCAGGAGAAGTTGTCCGTCAGCCAGCCGCCCAGGATGGGGCCGAAGATCGGCGCCACCACCACCGTCATGGCCCACAGCGCCAGCGCGATGCCCTGCTTGGCTTTCGGGTAGCTCGCCAGCAGCAGGGTGAGCGACAGCGCCACCATCGGGCCGGAACCGGCGCCCTGCATCAGGCGGGCGAACACCAGCATCGGCATCGAGGTGGCCAGGCCGCACATCATCGAGAAGACGACGAACAGGGCGACCGAGACGACGAAGGTCTTCACCTCGCCGAAGCGTCGCGCGATCCAGCCAGTGAGCGGCTGCATGATCGCGCTGGCCAGCGAGTACGAACTGATCGTCCAGGTGCCTTCGTTGGCGCTGACGCCAAGGCTGCCCGCGATATGCGGCACGGCCACGTTGACGATGGTCATGTCCAGCACCTCCATGAAGGTGCTGAACGCGACCGCGATGGTCAACAGGACCAGCGCGGTGCCGTGCAAAGGCGGCAAGCCTTCGGAGGTCTTTTCTTCGTTGGAATGGTCAGCCATGGCGGCGCGCCCGTCGTCTCGTCAGTTTGCGTCGCGCGGGCTGAGGTTGGCCCTGATGATCTTCTCGGCCTCTTCGTCGGCCTTGCTGGCCATCTGGTCGTACACCGTGGTCTGCGCCACGGGCTGGCCGTTGCCGGGAGCGGCGTTCATCGGGCCCTTGTCGTTGGTGATGTCGACGGTGACGTCGGTGGACAGGCCCACGCGCAGCGGATGATCGTCGAGCTCCTTGTCGTCCAGCGCGATACGCACCGGCACGCGCTGCACCACCTTGATCCAGTTGCCCGTGGCGTTCTGCGCCGGAAGCAGCGAGAACACGCTGCCCGTGCCGGCGCCCAGGCCGATCACCTTACCGTGGAATTCGACGCTGCCGCCGTAGACGTCGGCTTCGATCTTGGCCGGCTGGCCCACGCGGATCTTGCGCAGCTGGTTTTCCTTGAAGTTGGCATCGACCCACAGGTTGTGCAGCGGCACTACCGTCATCAGCTGCTGGCCCGGCTGCACACTGTTGCCCACCTGCACGCTGCGCTGGGCGACATAGCCCGTCACCGGCGCGTAGATGTTGTTGCGCTGCGCGGCGATCCAGGCGGCGCGGAAATTCGCGCGGGCCTGCACCACCGACGGGTTGTTCGCGATGACGGTGCCTTCGATGGCGGCATGCGCGGCATACGCCTGGGCCTGCGCCGAATCAAGCGAGGCCTGTGCCTGGTCGACGGTGTCGCGCAGGTGCTGCACGGTTTCCGGTGCTTCCGCCTGGGCGGCGATCAGCGGGGCGCGACGGGCAAGATCGGCCTGGGCCTTCTTCAGGTCCACCTTGGCCTTGGCCACCTGGGCGTCTGCGCTGGTGGCCGAATCGGTCTGCTGGCGTACCTGGCGCACGGCCTGGCCGAGCGTGCTGCTGGCCTGCTGCAGGCGGACGTCGGCATCGGTGTTGTCGAACTTCACCAGGATCTGGCCGGCTTCCACGCGCTGCGTGTCGTCGGCGAGGATGGCCACCACGGTGCCCGGCACCTGGGCGGAGATCGCCACCTGGTTGCCGCCCACGTAGGCGTTGTCGGTGGTTTCGCGGGTGGAGAACACGAACAGCCACAGCAGTACCCATGCCGCCACGGCGGCAAGGAACACAAGGGTAACGATCAGCAGCGCACGACGGCGCTTGGCCGGATCCTTGGCGGCCATGCCGCTGTCATTGCCGTTCTTGTTGACGGCGGATTCAGTGGCGCTCATTCGGGGCGTCTCCGGAAAGGTTCAAAGGGGAAGAGGGGCGGTCGCTGGAAGCCTGCGCCGGCAGGCTGGCGCGGTAGCCGCCACCCAGGGCCTTGATCAGCGAGATATCGGTGGACAGGGCCTGCGCCTGCAGGCTCACGTCGTTGTCCTGCTGCTGCAGCAACTGCACCTGTGCGCCCAGTGTTTCGCGGCGATCGGTCACGCCGCGTTGCACGCGCGATTGCGCGGTGGCGAGCAATTGCTGATTGGCGGCGATCTCGCGGGCCTGTTCCTTGCGGCGGCCTTCGATCTGGTCGGCGGTGAGGCTTTGCGTGGCGACGTCACGGGCCGCGCTGAGCACCGTGCTGTTGTACTGCGCCACGGCGGCATCGAGCTGCGCCTTGCTGACGCCGTAGTTCGCTTCCAGCAGCCCGCCGGTGAAAATCGGCAGGTGAAGTGCAGGCGCCAGGCTGAACACGCGGCTGCCGGCGTTGAACATCTTGTCGAGATCGATGCTCGACAGGCCGGCCATCGCGCTGATGCTGATATCCGGATAGAACTGCGCGCGCGCCACGTCGGTTTGACGCAGTGCGGCTTCGACCTGCCACAGGCTGGCGGCAATGTCGGGGCGACGGGCGATCAGGTCCACGCCCACGTTGTCGGGCAGGCCGGTGGTGACAGCGGGCAGCGGGCGCGGCTGCAGCGTCGGCAGCTGGGCGGGGGATACGCCGCACAGGCTGGCGAGCGCGGCCTGGCGAATGCGGGCGGAGCTTTCGATGGCCACCAGCGTCTGGCGTGCGGACGCCGTCTGTGCCCTGGCCGACAGGAGCGTGTCCGGGCGGTCGACGCCTTGCTTCACGCGCAACGCCGCGATCTGCTCCAACTGCTCGGCCGTCTGCACGGCCTGTCTGGCGAGGGTGATGCGCGACTGGTCGGCGAGCCAGCCGAAGTAGGTGTCGGCGACGTTGGTCTGGATGGCGAGGGCCGCGGCACTGCTCTGTGCCTCGGCGGCGTGCGCCTGGTCCACGGCGCCTTCGATGGTGTTGCGCTTCTTGCCCCAGAAGTCGAAGTCGTACTGCGCCTGCACGCCAAGGTCACCCTGGTTGTACCAGGTGAAACCGAGGAATTTCGGCGGAATCAGGCCGGTTTCGCTCAGGCGCTGGCGCTCGACCTGTGCGCTGCCGCTGACGCTGAGTCCGGCCTGCGCGGTGGCCGCGCGAATGGACTGCTGCGCGGAATCCACGCGTGAGCGCGCCTGCTGCAGGTCAGGCGAGCCTTGCATCGCCAGTTCGACGAGTTCGTTGAGCTGCGGATCGTTGTATGACTTCCACCACGCCGTGTCGGGCCAGCCGGCGCGTTGGCCCGTGTCGAGGCCGGCGAGAGGCACGTCATCGCGGATGGGTGGCCGGTTCAGCTTGGCCGGAATGGAGCAGCCCGCCACGGCGATGGCGACGGCGCAGGCAAGCAGCGCGCGACGGCCGGGTCCGTGGCGGAAAGAGCGGAGTGAGGTCAT
This genomic interval from Dyella japonica A8 contains the following:
- the phaR gene encoding polyhydroxyalkanoate synthesis repressor PhaR, with the translated sequence MAQTIRIIKKYPNRRLYDTEISSYITLEEVRQLVLDGETFEVRDAKSGEDLTRSVLLQIISEHEEKGQPMLSPQLLSQIIRFYGDSLQGFMGPYLERSLQVFLDQQQQFRTQLNSLLGQTPWSMLNDLTERNMEAWRNMQRGLLDTATQTQTPPRGTTKKPG
- the phbB gene encoding acetoacetyl-CoA reductase, producing the protein MSTNSRTARVALVTGGIGGLGTEICRQLAQAGRQVIAVDLAGREERLRSFQQETADLNGAVRFEHADVSQFDSCAELIGRIEQEHGGVDILVNAAGITRDTSLRKMTPQQWHELMRVNLDGVFNMCRNVVEGMSTRGFGRIVNLSSVNGQTGQFGQTNYSAAKAGVHGFGMALARETARKGITVNTVSPGYCDTPLVAAVPQDIREQIIADIPVGRLGSPGDIARAVAFLTADDAGYITGANLPVNGGYFMSF
- a CDS encoding efflux RND transporter periplasmic adaptor subunit, giving the protein MSATESAVNKNGNDSGMAAKDPAKRRRALLIVTLVFLAAVAAWVLLWLFVFSTRETTDNAYVGGNQVAISAQVPGTVVAILADDTQRVEAGQILVKFDNTDADVRLQQASSTLGQAVRQVRQQTDSATSADAQVAKAKVDLKKAQADLARRAPLIAAQAEAPETVQHLRDTVDQAQASLDSAQAQAYAAHAAIEGTVIANNPSVVQARANFRAAWIAAQRNNIYAPVTGYVAQRSVQVGNSVQPGQQLMTVVPLHNLWVDANFKENQLRKIRVGQPAKIEADVYGGSVEFHGKVIGLGAGTGSVFSLLPAQNATGNWIKVVQRVPVRIALDDKELDDHPLRVGLSTDVTVDITNDKGPMNAAPGNGQPVAQTTVYDQMASKADEEAEKIIRANLSPRDAN
- a CDS encoding DHA2 family efflux MFS transporter permease subunit, with the translated sequence MADHSNEEKTSEGLPPLHGTALVLLTIAVAFSTFMEVLDMTIVNVAVPHIAGSLGVSANEGTWTISSYSLASAIMQPLTGWIARRFGEVKTFVVSVALFVVFSMMCGLATSMPMLVFARLMQGAGSGPMVALSLTLLLASYPKAKQGIALALWAMTVVVAPIFGPILGGWLTDNFSWPWIFYINLPVGVLAGVITWTLLHKRETKTFQSPIDVVGLVLLVAGVGCLQFMLDNGNDHDWFASPLIATLGIIALVCLTFLVVWELHAKHPVVDLSLFKQRNFTAGVIALSLGMFAFFGINVVFPLWLQTTLGYTATWAGLATAPVGILAFLLSPVIGRNMQKLELRAVVTFAFVVFASTSYWFSTFDSGASFSTLVLPRFVMGVAIPCFFIPLNQIYLSGLPASEIASASGLANFFRTLGSSVSTAVTVTLWQHRGILHHATLTENVTNASQPATQVVGQLTHGGLGQTQALGVVDQLVNKEALTLAVNDIFLLCAVLFIVLIPVIWLAKPPFGSAGGPAH
- a CDS encoding efflux transporter outer membrane subunit — its product is MTSLRSFRHGPGRRALLACAVAIAVAGCSIPAKLNRPPIRDDVPLAGLDTGQRAGWPDTAWWKSYNDPQLNELVELAMQGSPDLQQARSRVDSAQQSIRAATAQAGLSVSGSAQVERQRLSETGLIPPKFLGFTWYNQGDLGVQAQYDFDFWGKKRNTIEGAVDQAHAAEAQSSAAALAIQTNVADTYFGWLADQSRITLARQAVQTAEQLEQIAALRVKQGVDRPDTLLSARAQTASARQTLVAIESSARIRQAALASLCGVSPAQLPTLQPRPLPAVTTGLPDNVGVDLIARRPDIAASLWQVEAALRQTDVARAQFYPDISISAMAGLSSIDLDKMFNAGSRVFSLAPALHLPIFTGGLLEANYGVSKAQLDAAVAQYNSTVLSAARDVATQSLTADQIEGRRKEQAREIAANQQLLATAQSRVQRGVTDRRETLGAQVQLLQQQDNDVSLQAQALSTDISLIKALGGGYRASLPAQASSDRPSSPLNLSGDAPNERH